A single genomic interval of Physeter macrocephalus isolate SW-GA chromosome 5, ASM283717v5, whole genome shotgun sequence harbors:
- the LOC112066603 gene encoding GTPase IMAP family member 5-like isoform X2, which translates to MEGLQRSRYGTMAEGAIEPERFATSSSLRIILVGKTGSGKSATGNSILCQPAFESRLATQSVTRKCRGATGTWNGRSILVVDTPPIFEARAQDQEVYENIADCHLLSAPGPHVLLLVTQLGRFTEQDVVAVTGVKEVFGARALRHTVLLFTHREDLADGSLHDYVANTDNLRLRGLVRECGQRYCAFNNRASGDEQRQQLAALAAVVEGLQREHRGAYLSNDLFFDAQRLQQGGGDPRGEGHVRYLARVRSHVAKQRRDLREAQRNRVFKALLQVKTWVVSHLRISAVLVICFLSFLAVLISLCSTHEC; encoded by the exons ATGGAAGGGCTTCAGAGGAGCAGATACGGAACTATGGCTGAAG gtgcAATAGAACCTGAGCGCTTTGCAACCTCGTCCTCTCTGAGGATCATCCTGGTGGGTAAAACAGGCAGCGGGAAAAGTGCCACCGGGAACAGCATCCTGTGCCAGCCAGCGTTTGAGTCCAGGCTGGCGACCCAGTCGGTGACCAGGAAGTGTCGGGGGGCAACGGGCACGTGGAACGGGAGGAGCATCCTGGTGGTGGACACGCCCCCCATCTTTGAGGCGAGGGCCCAGGACCAAGAGGTGTACGAGAACATCGCGGACTGCCACCTGCTCTCGGCCCCGGGGCCTCACGTGCTGCTGCTGGTGACCCAGCTGGGGCGCTTCACAGAGCAGGACGTGGTGGCCGTGACCGGGGTGAAGGAGGTCTTTGGGGCGAGAGCCCTGAGACATACGGTCCTCCTCTTCACGCACAGGGAGGACTTAGCGGACGGGTCCTTGCATGACTACGTAGCAAACACAGACAACCTCAGGCTGAGGGGCCTGGTCCGGGAGTGCGGGCAGAGGTACTGCGCCTTCAACAACCGGGCCTCCGGGGACGAACAGAGGCAGCAGCTGGCCGCGCTGGCGGCCGTGGTCGAGGGGCTGCAGAGGGAGCACCGGGGCGCCTACCTCAGCAACGACCTCTTCTTTGATGCCCAGCGGCTCCAGCAGGGCGGGGGCGACCCCCGTGGAGAAGGTCACGTGCGCTACCTGGCCAGGGTGCGGTCGCACGTGGCAAAGCAAAGGCGAGACCTGAGAGAGGCCCAGAGGAACCGTGTCTTCAAGGCGCTCCTCCAAGTCAAAACCTGGGTCGTTTCTCACCTCAGAATATCTGCTGTTCTTGTTATATGCTTTTTGAGTTTTCTTGCCGTTTTAATTAGCTTGTGTAGCACTCACGAATGCTGA
- the LOC112066603 gene encoding GTPase IMAP family member 5-like isoform X1, with product MDPCFLFLSFFLFQKRMEGLQRSRYGTMAEGAIEPERFATSSSLRIILVGKTGSGKSATGNSILCQPAFESRLATQSVTRKCRGATGTWNGRSILVVDTPPIFEARAQDQEVYENIADCHLLSAPGPHVLLLVTQLGRFTEQDVVAVTGVKEVFGARALRHTVLLFTHREDLADGSLHDYVANTDNLRLRGLVRECGQRYCAFNNRASGDEQRQQLAALAAVVEGLQREHRGAYLSNDLFFDAQRLQQGGGDPRGEGHVRYLARVRSHVAKQRRDLREAQRNRVFKALLQVKTWVVSHLRISAVLVICFLSFLAVLISLCSTHEC from the exons ATGGACCCttgctttttattcctttccttttttttattccaGAAGAGAATGGAAGGGCTTCAGAGGAGCAGATACGGAACTATGGCTGAAG gtgcAATAGAACCTGAGCGCTTTGCAACCTCGTCCTCTCTGAGGATCATCCTGGTGGGTAAAACAGGCAGCGGGAAAAGTGCCACCGGGAACAGCATCCTGTGCCAGCCAGCGTTTGAGTCCAGGCTGGCGACCCAGTCGGTGACCAGGAAGTGTCGGGGGGCAACGGGCACGTGGAACGGGAGGAGCATCCTGGTGGTGGACACGCCCCCCATCTTTGAGGCGAGGGCCCAGGACCAAGAGGTGTACGAGAACATCGCGGACTGCCACCTGCTCTCGGCCCCGGGGCCTCACGTGCTGCTGCTGGTGACCCAGCTGGGGCGCTTCACAGAGCAGGACGTGGTGGCCGTGACCGGGGTGAAGGAGGTCTTTGGGGCGAGAGCCCTGAGACATACGGTCCTCCTCTTCACGCACAGGGAGGACTTAGCGGACGGGTCCTTGCATGACTACGTAGCAAACACAGACAACCTCAGGCTGAGGGGCCTGGTCCGGGAGTGCGGGCAGAGGTACTGCGCCTTCAACAACCGGGCCTCCGGGGACGAACAGAGGCAGCAGCTGGCCGCGCTGGCGGCCGTGGTCGAGGGGCTGCAGAGGGAGCACCGGGGCGCCTACCTCAGCAACGACCTCTTCTTTGATGCCCAGCGGCTCCAGCAGGGCGGGGGCGACCCCCGTGGAGAAGGTCACGTGCGCTACCTGGCCAGGGTGCGGTCGCACGTGGCAAAGCAAAGGCGAGACCTGAGAGAGGCCCAGAGGAACCGTGTCTTCAAGGCGCTCCTCCAAGTCAAAACCTGGGTCGTTTCTCACCTCAGAATATCTGCTGTTCTTGTTATATGCTTTTTGAGTTTTCTTGCCGTTTTAATTAGCTTGTGTAGCACTCACGAATGCTGA